The following are from one region of the Mangifera indica cultivar Alphonso chromosome 14, CATAS_Mindica_2.1, whole genome shotgun sequence genome:
- the LOC123195761 gene encoding alkane hydroxylase MAH1-like: protein MAITLGYIDIVLAFIILYLMHRWWLDRKAPIRNWPVLGMVPGLLHNARRIHEFVTDKLRQSRWTYNVKGPWFAGMDFVITSDPMNIHHICSRNFDNYPKGREFKEIFDVLGEGIFNADGEMWRIQRKVLHSLFKNKKYESALVRTFNRKVENGLFPVLDHASELKITLDLQDVFERFTFDNICKLVLGSNPGSLSVGFPPNEYEKAFTKMEEAAFYRQIQPESCWKLQKWLQVGEEKKFQIAGETFYKFLNDCISVKKERLSWRRKADEEEEEEEFDLLAALLEEEEAIDEFKNSGFTMTDELFRDISFNLIAAGRDTISSGLTWFFWLVATHPSVE from the coding sequence ATGGTGGCTCGACAGGAAGGCTCCCATCAGAAACTGGCCTGTACTCGGGATGGTGCCTGGGCTTCTCCACAACGCAAGGCGGATACACGAATTCGTCACCGACAAACTGAGGCAATCCCGGTGGACATATAACGTCAAAGGACCCTGGTTCGCCGGTATGGACTTCGTCATCACCAGTGATCCGATGAACATTCACCACATCTGCAGCAGAAACTTCGACAACTATCCCAAGGGCCGTGAGTTCAAGGAGATTTTCGATGTCCTGGGAGAGGGCATTTTCAATGCCGACGGTGAAATGTGGAGAATTCAGAGGAAAGTGCTGCATTCGTTGTTCAAGAACAAGAAGTATGAGTCGGCTTTAGTTAGAACCTTCAACAGAAAAGTGGAAAATGGCTTGTTCCCGGTTCTTGATCATGCCTCAGAGTTGAAAATCACGCTGGATTTGCAAGACGTTTTTGAGCGTTTCACCTTTGATAATATCTGTAAATTGGTTTTAGGATCCAACCCGGGTTCTCTTTCTGTTGGATTTCCACCGAATGAGTATGAAAAGGCGTTTACCAAGATGGAGGAGGCCGCTTTTTACCGGCAAATCCAGCCGGAAAGTTGTTGGAAGCTGCAAAAATGGCTTCAAGTTGGAGAAGAGAAAAAGTTTCAGATTGCTGGTGaaactttttataaattcttGAATGACTGCATCTCGgtgaagaaagaaagattaaGCTGGCGGAGAAAAGCCGatgaggaggaggaagaagaagaatttgacTTATTAGCAGCCCttttggaagaagaagaagccatagATGAATTTAAAAACAGTGGTTTCACAATGACTGATGAACTTTTTAGAGACATTTCATTCAATCTGATCGCCGCCGGCAGAGACACCATAAGTTCAGGCCTCACTTGGTTTTTCTGGCTCGTCGCAACACACCCATCAgtagaataa
- the LOC123195597 gene encoding alkane hydroxylase MAH1-like translates to MAIILGYIDIGLAFIFLYLILQRWLDRNAPVRNWPVIGMVPGLLHNARRMHEFATDCLRQAGWTYNVKGPWLAGMDFVITSDPMNIHYICSRNFGNYPKGREFNEIFEAMGDGIFNADGEMWKVQRKVLHSLIKNENYEAALVRTINRKVENGLFPILNHASELKTTLDLQEVFQRFTFDNICKLVLGFDPGSLSVGFPPNEYEKAYSEMEEAVFYRQIVPESCWKLQKWLQVGEEKKFRVAYETFYKFLHDCISVKGERLSRRTKADDEEKKEEFDLLTALLEEEETIEDGLKNSGFTMTDELLRDISFNLIGAGRDTISSGLTWFFWLIATHPSVESRILAEITSNFQKKGDTERLIGSAGELKKFIYLHAALCETLRLYPPVPINHKTAAEADVLPSGHFVKRNERVLLSFYTMARMEEIWGEDCLEFKPDRWISKREGFVHVPSYKFVAFHAGPRNCLGKDQSFIQMKMAAIVIIKNYHVQVVEDHPISTSDSIVLHMKYGLKVRISKRKT, encoded by the coding sequence ATGGCGATCATACTTGGTTACATTGACATAGGTCTAGCcttcatatttttatacttGATACTTCAACGGTGGCTCGACAGGAACGCCCCCGTCAGAAACTGGCCTGTAATCGGGATGGTGCCAGGGCTTCTTCACAACGCACGGCGTATGCACGAATTTGCCACCGACTGCCTGAGGCAAGCTGGCTGGACATATAACGTCAAAGGACCCTGGTTAGCCGGTATGGACTTCGTAATCACCAGTGATCCGATGAATATTCACTACATCTGCAGCAGAAACTTTGGCAACTATCCCAAGGGCCGTGAGTTCAATGAGATTTTCGAAGCCATGGGAGATGGCATTTTCAATGCCGACGGTGAAATGTGGAAAGTTCAGAGGAAAGTGCTGCATTCATTGATCAAGAACGAGAATTACGAGGCGGCTTTAGTTAGAACCATCAACAGAAAAGTGGAAAATGGCTTGTTCCCAATTCTTAATCATGCCTCAGAGCTGAAAACCACGTTGGATTTGCAAGAAGTGTTTCAGCGTTTCACCTTTGATAATATCTGCAAATTGGTTTTAGGGTTCGATCCGGGTTCTCTTTCTGTTGGATTTCCACCAAATGAGTATGAAAAGGCTTATAGCGAGATGGAGGAGGCGGTTTTTTACCGGCAAATCGTGCCGGAAAGTTGTTGGAAGCTGCAAAAATGGCTTCAAGTTGGAGAAGAGAAAAAGTTTCGTGTAGCTTATGaaactttttataaattcttGCATGACTGCATCTCGGTGAAAGGAGAAAGATTAAGCCGGCGGACAAAAGCCGATGATgaggagaaaaaagaagaatttgaCTTATTAACAGCCcttttggaagaagaggaaacCATAGAAGATGGATTAAAAAACAGTGGTTTCACAATGACTGATGAACTTTTAAGAGACATATCATTCAATCTGATCGGCGCCGGAAGAGACACCATAAGTTCAGGCCTCACTTGGTTTTTCTGGCTCATCGCAACTCACCCATCAGTAGAATCAAGAATTCTTGCAgaaataacatcaaattttcaaaaaaaagggGACACTGAGAGACTCATTGGCAGTGCAGGTGAGTTGAAGAAATTCATTTATCTCCACGCCGCCTTATGTGAAACGTTAAGACTATACCCGCCAGTGCCAATCAACCACAAAACGGCGGCGGAAGCAGACGTTCTTCCCAGCGGTCATTTTGTGAAGAGAAATGAAAGGGTGTTGCTTTCGTTTTACACAATGGCCAGGATGGAGGAAATATGGGGAGAAGATTGTTTGGAATTCAAGCCAGACAGGTGGATTTCGAAGAGGGAAGGGTTTGTTCACGTTCCTTCTTATAAATTTGTAGCGTTTCATGCTGGACCCAGAAATTGTCTAGGAAAGGATCAGAGTTTCATTCAGATGAAGATGGCTGCCATTGTTATCATCAAGAATTATCATGTGCAGGTGGTGGAAGATCATCCTATCTCGACAAGTGACTCCATTGTTCTTCATATGAAGTACGGGTTAAAGGTTCGGATTTCCAAGAGAAAGACCTGA